The following proteins come from a genomic window of Plasmodium vivax chromosome 3, whole genome shotgun sequence:
- a CDS encoding variable surface protein Vir22-like (encoded by transcript PVX_110295A), producing MGDLNGFDLESILKGSTSEKIYKDFKNTVSSEDYKKHCKAIFNSPKENTKLKDLCYKYERNIKELSNEQDKVRARDRCYHSMCWIFDEIRKFIRSNSYNFNHLDVLKKFHDVEKRIINDINSTSDANDKYLCRSHFTYHDLEERKNVKYMHDYIKNYVQIKQNIISGKNNCGIYRKYVEFIKILYKKHKEECCKHWNTECHKYFSCDPFYDPDNLFPALESCGNGKSIGMRGMGGASVGKMSKNSSEDSEKEINMKIKNVRCVAYKYEDYGFLSCFDTPITHNVTIKGNEKLASKPINDTNIASRSRGLEFLTRSTLGIPRKVYKVEKEGDVKKKESDTFNIIKGMKNSRCKIIREDKTNGILELNCSENSSTPNSHVETGQGDLGQSTDTPLTPNEDKKKTDETLVWKRLKQSNEEACNTDLLGFCIDAQNANRNKAREEKIEYKSSSLENEIQYNSDTSHFTNSEMENSVLSSLYTKIGLVSALVLGSFLVFLMYYKYTPVGLWMGRKKVNKRANTYNHHEDYRRNISNHEANDINISMPKKRVRIAYNPV from the exons ATGGGAGACTTAAATGGATTTGATTTA GAAAGTATTTTAAAAGGATCAACCtctgaaaaaatatataaggattttaaaaatacagtTTCCAGTGAAGACTACAAAAAACATTGCAAAGCTATATTTAATTCACCTAAAGaaaacacaaaattaaaGGATCTGTGTTACAAATAcgaaagaaatattaaagaATTATCTAATGAACAAGATAAAGTTCGGGCAAGAGATCGTTGTTATCACTCCATGTGTTGGATATTTGATgaaataagaaaatttatCAGATCTAATTCGTATAATTTTAATCATTTGGATgttcttaaaaaatttcatgaTGTAGAAAAACGTATTATTAACGATATAAATAGTACATCAGATgcaaatgataaatatttatgccGTTCTCATTTTACATATCATGATTTGGAAGAgaggaaaaatgtgaaatatatgcatgattatattaaaaattatgtccaaattaaacaaaatataatttctgGTAAGAACAATTGCGggatatatagaaaatacgttgaatttattaaaatattatacaaaaagCATAAAGAGGAATGTTGTAAACATTGGAACACAGAATGTCATAAGTATTTTAGTTGTGACCCATTTTATGATCCAGATAATCTTTTTCCTGCATTAGAAAGTTGTGGAAATGGGAAATCCATAGGTATGAGAGGTATGGGGGGTGCATCTGTGGGTAAAATGTCTAAAAATAGTTCTGAGGATTccgaaaaagaaattaatatgaaaattaaaaatgtaaggTGTGTTGCTTATAAGTACGAAGATTATGGATTTCTTTCATGTTTTGACACACCAATAACCCACAATGTTACAATTAAAGGTAATGAAAAGTTAGCTTCGAAACCTATAAATGACACAAACATTGCATCAAGAAGCAGGGGATTAGAATTTCTCACTAGATCAACATTAGGAATACCAAGAAAAGTATATAAGGttgaaaaagaaggagatgtgaaaaaaaaggagtcggacacatttaatattattaaggGAATGAAAAATTCAAGATGTAAAATTATTCGTGAAGACAAAACAAATGGTATCTTAGAATTGAATTGTTCTGAAAATTCATCTACTCCAAATTCTCATGTAGAAACTGGTCAGGGAGATTTAGGACAAAGCACGGATACACCATTGACACcaaatgaagataaaaaaaaaactgatgaAACACTAGTATGGAAAAGATTAAAACAATCTAATGAAGAAGCTTGTAATACTGATTTATTAGGATTCTGTATTGACGCCCAAAATGCAAATAGAAATAAAGCGAGGGAAGAGAAAATAGAATACAAAAGTTCATCTttggaaaatgaaattcaATATAATAGTGATACAAGTCATTTCACCAATTCTGAAATGGAAAATAGTGTTTTAAGTTCTCTATATACCAAAATAGGTCTAGTCTCCGCTCTTGTTCTTGGATCGTTTCTCGTTTTTCTTATGTATTATaag TACACTCCAGTTGGATTATGGATgggtagaaaaaaagtaaataaaagaGCGAATACCTATAATCATCATGAAGACTATAGAAGGAATATATCCAATCACGAAGcaaatgatataaatataagtATGCCGAAAAAAAGAGTACGCATAGCTTATAACCCCGTTTGA